A genomic segment from Neobacillus sp. YX16 encodes:
- the pfkA gene encoding 6-phosphofructokinase — MKKIGVLTSGGDSPGMNPAIRAVVRKAIYHNVEVYGIYGGYTGLISGNIKKLELGSVGDIIHRGGTMLHTARCPEFKTPEGQQKGIDQLKAHGIEGLVVIGGDGSYRGAKALTQQGYPCVGVPGTIDNDIPGTELTIGFDTALNTVIDALDKIRDTATSHERTFVIEVMGRDAGDLALYAGLAGGAETILIPEEDFDMDEVADRLRKGQERGKKHSIIIVAEGVCNGNDFAKQLKEATNFDTRVSVLGHIQRGGSPTAADRVLASRLGARAVELLIEGKGGRAVGMESNRVVDYDIVEALERKHALDLDLVKLSKELSI, encoded by the coding sequence ATGAAAAAAATTGGCGTTCTAACGAGTGGTGGAGACTCACCAGGAATGAATCCCGCTATAAGGGCTGTTGTTCGAAAAGCTATTTATCATAACGTAGAGGTTTATGGGATTTATGGTGGATATACTGGATTAATTTCAGGCAATATTAAAAAACTTGAGCTTGGGTCTGTGGGTGATATTATTCACCGTGGAGGTACCATGCTGCATACTGCACGGTGCCCAGAATTTAAAACACCAGAGGGACAGCAAAAAGGGATTGATCAGTTAAAAGCACATGGAATTGAAGGGCTTGTTGTCATTGGCGGCGATGGTTCATATCGTGGTGCTAAAGCTCTGACTCAGCAAGGATATCCATGTGTCGGTGTACCTGGTACGATTGATAATGATATTCCAGGAACCGAACTAACAATTGGTTTTGATACAGCATTAAATACTGTTATTGATGCTCTGGATAAAATTCGTGATACCGCTACCTCACATGAAAGAACTTTTGTGATTGAAGTAATGGGGAGGGACGCAGGTGATTTAGCATTGTATGCTGGATTAGCTGGTGGTGCAGAAACTATTCTTATTCCTGAAGAAGACTTTGATATGGATGAAGTAGCTGACCGACTTCGCAAAGGACAAGAACGTGGGAAAAAGCATAGCATTATTATTGTTGCTGAAGGAGTTTGCAACGGGAATGATTTTGCTAAGCAGCTTAAAGAAGCAACCAACTTTGATACAAGAGTATCTGTACTTGGGCATATTCAACGCGGTGGTTCGCCAACTGCAGCCGACAGGGTACTCGCAAGCCGTTTAGGTGCCAGAGCAGTAGAATTATTAATTGAAGGTAAAGGTGGACGTGCTGTAGGGATGGAAAGTAATCGTGTTGTGGATTACGATATCGTTGAAGCATTAGAAAGAAAGCACGCACTGGATCTTGACCTTGTTAAACTTTCAAAAGAATTATCTATCTAA
- the accA gene encoding acetyl-CoA carboxylase carboxyl transferase subunit alpha yields the protein MVGELEFERPVVQLRNKIAELKEFTKSADVDLSSEIEKLELRLEKLEKDIYDNIKPWDRVQIARHPNRPTTLDYIAHLFEGFFECHGDRAFGDDEAIVAGVAKFRGLPVTVIGHQRGKDTKENIRRNFGMPHPEGYRKALRLMKQADKFNRPIICFIDTKGAYPGKAAEERGQSEAIARNLFEMAGLKVPVICIVIGEGGSGGALALGVGNRMYMLENSTYSVISPEGAAAILWKDSSLAKKAAESMKITAPDLKELGIIDDIIPEIKGGAHKDIKGQAEAIDLFLKKSLKELLELSKEELVADRYNRFRTIGEFSFLKDYIRI from the coding sequence ATGGTAGGAGAATTAGAATTTGAACGCCCGGTTGTGCAATTAAGAAATAAAATTGCCGAACTGAAAGAGTTTACAAAAAGTGCAGATGTTGATTTATCTTCCGAAATTGAAAAATTAGAATTGCGTCTTGAAAAACTTGAAAAAGATATTTATGACAATATCAAGCCATGGGATCGTGTTCAAATTGCTAGACACCCAAATAGGCCGACTACATTAGATTATATTGCTCACCTTTTTGAAGGTTTCTTTGAATGTCATGGAGACAGAGCATTTGGTGACGATGAGGCTATTGTAGCCGGGGTTGCTAAGTTTAGAGGGCTGCCAGTTACAGTCATTGGACATCAAAGAGGAAAAGATACAAAAGAAAATATTCGCAGGAACTTTGGAATGCCCCACCCTGAAGGCTATAGAAAAGCACTTCGCTTAATGAAACAGGCGGATAAATTTAATCGCCCGATTATTTGCTTTATTGATACAAAAGGTGCTTATCCAGGTAAAGCTGCAGAAGAACGGGGACAAAGCGAAGCCATTGCTCGTAACCTATTTGAAATGGCAGGTCTTAAGGTACCAGTTATATGCATCGTTATCGGTGAAGGAGGAAGTGGTGGTGCCCTTGCACTAGGAGTTGGGAATCGCATGTATATGCTTGAAAACTCAACTTATTCCGTAATATCACCTGAAGGTGCTGCTGCGATTTTATGGAAGGATTCTTCTCTTGCCAAAAAGGCAGCAGAGTCCATGAAAATAACAGCGCCAGATTTAAAGGAACTTGGAATCATTGATGATATCATCCCGGAAATCAAGGGTGGTGCACATAAGGATATCAAGGGGCAGGCAGAAGCGATTGACTTGTTCTTAAAGAAATCTCTCAAGGAACTTTTAGAACTCTCAAAAGAGGAGCTTGTTGCTGATCGTTATAATCGATTTAGAACGATTGGTGAATTCTCATTCTTAAAGGATTATATTAGGATCTAA
- the accD gene encoding acetyl-CoA carboxylase, carboxyltransferase subunit beta gives MLKELFTKNTTKKKKYATIPTEAAKSDVPEGIMTKCPSCKTIMYTKELNKNLKICLHCGFHFAMNAKERIVSFLDEGSFEEINENMVSENPLNFPDYLEKVEKDRQKTKINEAVVTGCGSVNGNKIALAIMDSTFRMGSMGSVVGEKITRAIEKADEMSIPFIIFTASGGARMQEGVLSLMQMAKTSVALKRFSDNGGLIISIMTHPTTGGVSASFASLGDYNFAEPGALIGFAGRRVIEQSIREELPEDFQTAEFLLKHGQLDAIISRLDLINKITNLLEIHQSGGELEW, from the coding sequence TTGCTTAAAGAACTTTTTACAAAAAATACTACTAAAAAGAAAAAGTATGCAACGATTCCTACCGAGGCTGCGAAAAGTGATGTACCTGAAGGCATTATGACGAAATGCCCTTCATGTAAAACCATTATGTATACGAAAGAGCTAAATAAGAATTTAAAAATTTGTTTACATTGTGGGTTTCACTTTGCTATGAATGCCAAAGAGCGTATCGTCAGCTTTTTAGATGAAGGCAGCTTTGAAGAGATAAATGAAAACATGGTTTCTGAAAACCCATTGAACTTCCCAGATTACCTTGAAAAGGTAGAAAAGGACCGTCAAAAGACAAAGATTAATGAGGCCGTTGTAACCGGCTGTGGAAGCGTTAATGGAAATAAGATTGCCTTAGCTATTATGGATTCTACATTTAGAATGGGAAGCATGGGGTCCGTTGTAGGGGAAAAGATAACCCGTGCGATTGAAAAAGCGGATGAAATGTCAATACCGTTTATTATTTTCACAGCATCTGGTGGTGCCAGAATGCAAGAGGGAGTCCTAAGCTTAATGCAGATGGCTAAAACCAGTGTTGCATTAAAACGATTTAGTGATAATGGCGGGTTAATTATTTCGATTATGACCCACCCAACAACGGGTGGTGTTTCAGCAAGCTTCGCATCTCTAGGTGATTATAACTTTGCAGAGCCAGGTGCATTAATCGGTTTTGCCGGACGCAGAGTAATTGAACAATCAATTCGTGAGGAATTGCCTGAAGATTTTCAAACAGCAGAGTTTCTATTGAAGCATGGTCAGCTTGATGCGATTATTTCTCGCCTTGATTTAATAAATAAAATCACAAACTTACTTGAAATTCATCAATCCGGGGGTGAGCTCGAATGGTAG
- a CDS encoding GntR family transcriptional regulator, which translates to MTNTKVYLEIVKQLREMISADNLKSGDKIPSERELSERLNVGRSSVREALRALELLGLIETRRGEGTFIRDFRGNQLVQLLGTFILQDEKAKLDVIETKNLIEMDFLRLVLNRADENKLFTLKSLVEDDQINDDQFFNQLVEMADNYLFSRIWLILKDYYNSLNLRKVEYNKNSYFMLIEALIEKDEKKTFAAYRQLRNLSILTDKY; encoded by the coding sequence GTGACGAATACTAAAGTTTACTTAGAAATTGTTAAACAGCTACGAGAAATGATTTCAGCAGATAATTTGAAATCTGGAGATAAAATACCATCTGAACGGGAATTGTCTGAGCGCCTGAATGTCGGGCGCTCTTCCGTTCGGGAAGCTTTAAGAGCGTTAGAACTGCTCGGGTTAATTGAAACCAGACGCGGGGAAGGGACGTTTATTAGAGACTTTCGAGGAAATCAGCTGGTACAGCTGCTCGGAACCTTTATTCTCCAAGATGAAAAAGCAAAATTAGATGTGATAGAAACAAAGAACCTCATAGAAATGGATTTTCTTCGTTTGGTTCTGAATAGAGCGGATGAAAACAAGTTATTTACCTTGAAAAGCTTGGTTGAAGATGATCAAATAAATGATGATCAATTCTTTAATCAGCTTGTTGAAATGGCTGATAACTATCTGTTTTCCAGAATCTGGCTAATACTAAAGGATTATTATAATTCTTTGAATTTAAGAAAAGTAGAGTATAATAAGAACAGCTATTTCATGTTAATAGAAGCTCTGATTGAAAAAGATGAAAAAAAGACATTTGCTGCTTATCGGCAATTAAGAAATTTGTCTATTTTAACCGACAAATACTAA
- a CDS encoding malic enzyme-like NAD(P)-binding protein — MTLREEALHMHRINKGKLESKSKVPVRNAKDLSLAYSPGVAEPCKDIYEKPESVYEYTMKGNMVAVVTDGTAVLGLGNIGPEAALPVMEGKAVLFKSFAGVDAFPICLNTTDVEKIIETVKLLEPTFGGVNLEDIAAPNCFVIEERLKKEANIPVFHDDQHGTAIVTAAGLVNALKLIGKKITEIKVVANGAGAAGIAIIKLLYSYGVRDIIMCDTKGAIYEGRPHGMNDVKAEVAKFTNRDNLTGSLEDVIKGADVFIGVSVEGALTKEMVASMNKDSVIFAMANPNPEIMPEVAKEAGARVVGTGRSDFPNQVNNVLAFPGIFRGALDVRATHINEKMKVAAVEAIASLISESELSEDYVIPAPFDPRVAPAVAAAVAKAAMETGVARIKVDPEDVKEKTMRLAIIGKSE; from the coding sequence TTGACATTACGGGAAGAAGCATTACACATGCATCGGATTAACAAAGGAAAGCTTGAGTCGAAATCAAAAGTACCTGTAAGAAATGCGAAGGATTTAAGTTTAGCGTATTCGCCTGGGGTTGCCGAACCATGTAAAGACATCTATGAAAAACCAGAAAGTGTTTACGAATACACCATGAAGGGCAATATGGTTGCAGTCGTTACAGATGGAACAGCAGTCCTGGGACTCGGAAATATTGGACCTGAAGCTGCACTTCCAGTTATGGAAGGTAAAGCAGTATTATTCAAGAGCTTTGCTGGCGTCGATGCCTTCCCAATCTGCCTAAACACAACTGACGTGGAAAAAATAATTGAAACCGTAAAACTGCTTGAACCAACCTTTGGCGGCGTGAATCTTGAAGATATTGCTGCGCCAAATTGCTTTGTCATTGAAGAAAGATTGAAAAAAGAAGCGAATATCCCTGTTTTCCATGATGATCAACATGGGACTGCTATTGTTACGGCTGCGGGTCTTGTCAATGCATTAAAATTGATTGGCAAGAAAATTACTGAAATTAAAGTGGTTGCTAATGGGGCTGGAGCGGCTGGAATTGCCATTATTAAATTATTATACAGCTATGGTGTAAGAGATATTATTATGTGTGATACAAAGGGAGCCATTTATGAAGGCCGCCCACATGGAATGAATGACGTCAAGGCAGAGGTAGCTAAATTCACAAATCGTGATAATTTAACTGGAAGTCTTGAGGATGTAATAAAAGGTGCCGATGTATTTATTGGCGTATCTGTTGAAGGTGCATTGACAAAAGAAATGGTTGCTTCGATGAATAAAGATTCTGTCATCTTTGCAATGGCTAACCCTAATCCAGAAATTATGCCAGAGGTGGCAAAAGAAGCTGGAGCAAGAGTGGTGGGAACTGGCAGATCAGATTTTCCAAATCAAGTTAATAATGTACTAGCCTTCCCAGGGATTTTCCGTGGCGCCCTAGACGTTCGTGCGACACATATTAATGAAAAAATGAAGGTGGCAGCTGTTGAGGCAATTGCCAGTTTAATCAGCGAATCGGAGCTATCTGAGGATTATGTCATCCCTGCACCTTTTGATCCAAGAGTTGCTCCAGCAGTTGCTGCGGCAGTTGCCAAAGCTGCAATGGAAACGGGTGTTGCTCGGATTAAGGTTGACCCTGAAGATGTGAAAGAAAAAACAATGAGGCTCGCTATTATCGGTAAAAGTGAGTGA
- the dnaE gene encoding DNA polymerase III subunit alpha, whose protein sequence is MSFIHLHVYSAYSLLTSTASVHELIDNAKKKGFRAIALTDRNVMYGAIEFYKLCIKNNIQPIIGLTVDVESEIEKEVSYPLVLLAENEKGFKNLLKISSAVQTKATNGIPFKWLKHYAEGLIAISPGIEGEIEQNLLNDQPEQAIEIIKKLQSIFGRESFYLAVQNHQLEQEVIVTKKIQSIAEELTIPLVATNRVHYLEQDDMFAHECLLAIKNGDKLQDEHRERLESNQFYLKTAQEMVEIFSEIPEALENSISIAKRCMVNIELNKTYLPEYPTADGQPAEKYLEMLCQKGLKERFAAPTQEHFERLSYELSVINSMKFSNYFLIVWDFMRYARENGILTGPGRGSAAGSLVAYVLYITDVDPLSHQLLFERFLNPERISMPDIDIDFPDHRRDEVIEYVAKKYGELHVAQIVTFGTLAAKAAIRDVGRAFGLNTKELEQLSRRIPARLGINLEDAYRESQHLRAFVDESPVNRKLYETALKIEGLPRHTSTHAAGVIISEKQLIELIPIQQGHNQVYLTQYSMEHLEEIGLLKMDFLGLRNLTLLESIVSSIQKKTGRKVDIKTLPLNDEKTFELLARGETTGIFQLESEGMRKVLLRLKPSRFEDIVAVNALYRPGPMENIPLFIERKHGSQAVEYPHKDLEPILENTYGVIVYQEQIMQIASIMAGFSLGEADLLRRAVGKKQKEVLDRERNHFVQGALKKGYERELANDIYDLIVRFANYGFNRSHAVAYSMIAYQLAYLKANYPLYFMAGLLTSAIGNETKIAQYIMESKQKEIEILPPSINYSGFSFQVEKTGIRYSLAAIKSVGAAALREIYQARKSKKFEDLFDFCTRVSSKAINRKTLEVLVHSGSFDEFNEDRAVLLASLDVALEHAQIFKIDESSQVELFLEEFQLKPKYVQVDPIRLEDKLSFEKEALGFYLSDHPISIFEKRLKQAGAFVLFELTAEHKRAAAGVYIVSLRKIRTKKGDSMAFLNVSDSSGEMESVAFPVVYKKYSHLLDHGKFVVMEGKAEERDGKIQFIIQQVSEIESWLNTKTKQESILYLKIVEGKQDEHSLNQLKQLFKGNTGKTKVVLHYETSKKTIRLGNEFMIEPSSTLLKSLSEFLGNNNVVLKE, encoded by the coding sequence ATGTCTTTTATTCACCTTCATGTATATAGTGCATACAGCTTATTAACCAGCACAGCCTCGGTTCATGAATTGATTGATAACGCAAAGAAAAAAGGATTCCGTGCTATCGCATTAACCGATAGGAATGTTATGTATGGAGCCATTGAATTTTATAAACTTTGCATAAAAAATAATATACAGCCGATTATTGGGCTGACTGTAGATGTAGAAAGTGAAATAGAGAAGGAAGTATCATATCCGCTAGTCTTACTTGCTGAAAATGAAAAGGGATTTAAGAACCTATTAAAAATATCTAGTGCGGTACAAACAAAAGCGACAAACGGTATCCCTTTTAAATGGTTAAAGCATTACGCGGAAGGTCTTATAGCCATTTCTCCAGGAATAGAAGGAGAGATAGAACAAAATCTTTTAAATGATCAGCCAGAACAGGCAATTGAAATCATAAAAAAACTTCAGTCCATCTTTGGAAGAGAGTCATTTTACCTTGCTGTTCAAAATCATCAATTAGAGCAAGAAGTTATTGTAACAAAGAAGATTCAAAGTATTGCCGAAGAACTAACTATTCCATTAGTCGCAACGAATAGGGTTCATTACCTTGAACAAGATGATATGTTCGCACACGAATGTTTACTAGCGATAAAAAACGGTGACAAACTTCAGGATGAGCATAGAGAAAGATTGGAAAGTAATCAATTTTACCTAAAAACTGCACAGGAAATGGTAGAAATATTTTCTGAAATACCTGAGGCGTTAGAAAACAGTATTTCCATTGCCAAGAGGTGCATGGTAAACATTGAATTAAACAAAACCTATCTACCTGAATACCCAACTGCCGATGGACAACCTGCAGAGAAATACTTAGAAATGCTCTGCCAAAAAGGGTTAAAGGAGCGCTTTGCTGCTCCCACTCAGGAACACTTTGAGCGTTTGTCTTATGAATTATCGGTCATTAACTCCATGAAATTTAGCAACTACTTTTTAATTGTTTGGGACTTTATGAGATATGCACGTGAAAATGGCATTTTGACAGGTCCAGGCAGGGGGTCTGCTGCAGGATCACTGGTTGCGTATGTATTGTATATAACCGATGTCGACCCACTGTCCCATCAATTATTATTTGAGCGATTCTTAAATCCAGAGCGAATATCAATGCCGGATATTGATATTGATTTTCCAGACCACCGCCGCGATGAAGTAATAGAATACGTTGCAAAGAAATACGGAGAATTACACGTAGCCCAAATTGTAACCTTTGGAACGCTTGCCGCCAAGGCAGCAATACGAGACGTTGGCAGGGCCTTTGGTTTAAATACGAAGGAATTAGAACAGTTGTCAAGACGTATCCCCGCTCGTCTAGGAATCAATCTTGAAGATGCCTATAGAGAATCGCAGCACCTTAGAGCCTTTGTTGATGAAAGCCCAGTAAACCGTAAGCTATATGAAACAGCTTTAAAGATAGAGGGATTACCACGACACACTTCTACACATGCCGCAGGAGTGATTATTAGTGAGAAGCAGTTGATTGAGTTAATTCCAATTCAACAAGGGCATAACCAGGTTTACTTAACTCAGTACTCTATGGAGCATCTTGAAGAAATAGGATTACTGAAAATGGATTTTCTGGGATTAAGAAATTTAACCTTACTCGAATCAATCGTATCTTCTATTCAAAAGAAAACGGGAAGAAAAGTAGATATTAAAACCCTCCCATTAAATGATGAAAAAACGTTCGAACTGTTAGCAAGGGGAGAGACAACAGGTATTTTTCAGCTGGAATCAGAGGGAATGAGGAAGGTATTATTACGTTTAAAACCTTCAAGGTTTGAGGATATTGTTGCAGTTAATGCACTGTATCGGCCAGGACCAATGGAAAATATCCCTCTATTTATTGAACGGAAACATGGAAGTCAGGCAGTGGAATACCCTCATAAAGATTTGGAACCTATACTGGAAAATACATATGGAGTCATTGTGTATCAGGAACAAATCATGCAAATTGCTTCGATAATGGCTGGTTTTTCACTCGGTGAAGCGGATTTACTGCGGAGAGCGGTAGGGAAGAAGCAAAAGGAAGTGTTGGACAGGGAGCGAAACCATTTTGTCCAAGGTGCTTTAAAGAAGGGGTATGAACGAGAACTTGCAAATGATATTTATGATTTAATTGTTCGATTTGCAAATTATGGCTTTAATCGAAGCCATGCAGTTGCATACAGTATGATTGCGTATCAGCTTGCCTATTTAAAAGCGAATTATCCCCTTTATTTTATGGCTGGACTTCTCACATCAGCGATTGGGAATGAAACAAAAATAGCACAATATATCATGGAATCAAAGCAAAAGGAAATTGAGATACTGCCTCCTTCTATCAATTACAGCGGATTTTCCTTTCAGGTAGAGAAGACTGGTATAAGGTACAGCCTTGCAGCCATTAAAAGTGTTGGAGCAGCTGCATTAAGAGAAATTTATCAAGCAAGGAAAAGTAAAAAGTTTGAGGATTTATTCGATTTTTGCACAAGGGTTTCTTCGAAAGCAATCAATCGAAAAACGCTTGAGGTTCTCGTTCATTCTGGAAGCTTCGATGAATTTAACGAAGACCGTGCAGTCTTGCTTGCAAGTTTGGATGTTGCGCTAGAGCATGCTCAAATATTTAAGATTGATGAATCAAGCCAAGTGGAGTTATTTCTAGAGGAATTTCAACTTAAGCCAAAATACGTCCAAGTTGATCCTATTAGACTAGAGGATAAGCTTTCTTTTGAAAAAGAAGCACTTGGTTTCTACCTTTCGGACCATCCAATATCCATTTTTGAAAAAAGACTAAAACAAGCTGGAGCATTTGTATTGTTTGAGTTAACTGCGGAACATAAACGGGCAGCTGCTGGTGTATATATTGTATCTCTAAGAAAAATTCGGACAAAAAAAGGGGATTCAATGGCCTTTTTGAATGTAAGTGATTCGAGTGGTGAAATGGAATCAGTCGCCTTTCCAGTTGTCTACAAAAAATATTCGCACCTGCTGGACCATGGGAAATTTGTTGTGATGGAAGGGAAAGCGGAAGAGCGGGATGGTAAGATTCAATTTATTATCCAGCAAGTATCTGAAATTGAATCTTGGTTAAACACAAAAACGAAGCAGGAATCTATTTTATATCTAAAAATAGTAGAGGGAAAACAAGACGAACATTCGTTAAATCAATTAAAACAATTATTTAAGGGCAATACTGGAAAAACAAAAGTTGTTTTACACTATGAGACAAGCAAAAAAACCATCAGGCTGGGGAATGAATTCATGATTGAACCCAGCAGTACACTATTAAAATCATTGAGCGAATTTTTAGGAAATAATAATGTTGTTTTGAAAGAATAA
- a CDS encoding YtrH family sporulation protein, producing the protein MKEIGFFPTFIESYFIALGVILGGSLIGGIAAFLTGQPPLTAVYRLSTDLRIWAIVAAIGGTFDAVYTFERGLFNAETRDIFKQLLIILSALGGAQTGALIINWLTQEYIS; encoded by the coding sequence ATGAAAGAAATCGGTTTTTTTCCTACTTTTATTGAAAGCTATTTTATTGCATTAGGCGTTATTTTAGGCGGTTCATTAATTGGGGGAATCGCTGCCTTTCTAACTGGACAACCACCGTTGACGGCTGTTTACAGGCTGTCTACAGACTTAAGAATTTGGGCAATTGTCGCTGCTATCGGAGGGACATTTGATGCCGTGTACACCTTTGAGAGGGGGTTATTTAATGCAGAAACCCGGGACATTTTTAAGCAGCTCCTCATTATTCTTTCTGCATTAGGCGGCGCGCAGACAGGTGCACTGATTATTAATTGGTTAACACAGGAGTATATATCGTGA
- the ytrI gene encoding sporulation membrane protein YtrI yields MRIPPYYRYPAWQRFFAGMVIGGAISWCIFIYIFGVWQEQHTALIDKQREEIVDLKEEKKIWQEEYKEINKRTIEQLTIQKINIKITNWEKYKLDMLSVSEIEDSVKDDISLMIAKDIDTVYKSKELIKKVIHNKPVKINDKRYKLRVKEMVIFTTLSIQLEIEFEQ; encoded by the coding sequence GTGAGAATTCCTCCCTACTATCGATACCCTGCATGGCAGCGTTTTTTTGCAGGAATGGTCATTGGCGGTGCGATTAGCTGGTGTATTTTCATATATATATTTGGAGTGTGGCAGGAGCAGCATACTGCATTAATTGATAAACAAAGGGAAGAAATCGTGGACTTAAAGGAAGAAAAAAAGATATGGCAGGAAGAGTATAAAGAGATTAATAAACGGACGATTGAACAGCTGACAATTCAAAAAATCAATATTAAAATAACAAATTGGGAAAAATACAAACTCGACATGCTTAGTGTTTCTGAAATTGAAGATTCGGTAAAAGATGATATTAGTTTGATGATCGCAAAGGACATCGATACAGTCTATAAAAGCAAGGAATTAATCAAAAAAGTCATTCATAATAAACCTGTTAAAATAAATGACAAAAGGTATAAACTGCGAGTCAAAGAAATGGTTATTTTTACTACGCTTTCCATTCAACTAGAAATAGAATTCGAACAATGA
- a CDS encoding bifunctional oligoribonuclease/PAP phosphatase NrnA, with translation MNEKILEMIEQYETIIVHRHVRPDPDAYGSQCGLVEILKASYPNKKVFAVGKEERSLHFMRRLDSIEDEVYKGALVIVCDTANAERICDKRYSLGDKLIKIDHHPNEDPYGDLLWVDTTASSCSEMIYEFYLFGKDRGLKLNDEAARLLFGGIVGDTGRFLFPSTTDKTFAYAGELIHYNFSRTELFDKMYERDTNIIKLNGYILQNFEMQSNGVASVLLTKKLLEEYDAVPSEASLLVGTLGDVKGIKAWVFFIEEEDQIRVRLRSKGPIINGVARKFKGGGHPLASGASIYSWDEVDHVMRELSEVCDKYQP, from the coding sequence TTGAATGAAAAAATCCTAGAAATGATTGAACAATATGAAACCATCATCGTCCATCGCCATGTCCGTCCGGACCCGGATGCGTATGGTTCACAATGTGGATTAGTTGAAATCCTAAAAGCATCCTATCCAAATAAAAAAGTATTCGCTGTTGGAAAAGAAGAAAGGTCGCTTCATTTTATGCGCCGTCTAGATTCCATTGAAGATGAGGTTTACAAAGGGGCATTAGTCATTGTCTGCGACACAGCAAATGCTGAAAGAATTTGCGACAAAAGATATTCATTGGGCGATAAGCTTATCAAAATAGACCATCATCCTAACGAGGATCCTTACGGTGATTTATTATGGGTGGATACGACAGCAAGTTCCTGCAGTGAGATGATTTATGAATTCTATCTATTTGGTAAAGACCGAGGATTAAAATTAAATGATGAAGCTGCCAGGCTTTTATTTGGCGGGATTGTTGGAGATACAGGAAGATTTCTATTTCCAAGTACTACAGATAAAACCTTTGCATATGCAGGGGAACTGATTCATTATAATTTTTCTCGTACCGAACTCTTTGACAAAATGTACGAGCGTGATACCAATATTATTAAATTAAACGGCTACATCCTGCAAAATTTTGAAATGCAGAGTAACGGCGTAGCTTCGGTCCTTCTTACAAAGAAACTATTGGAAGAATATGATGCAGTGCCATCAGAGGCCTCATTACTTGTAGGTACATTAGGAGATGTAAAAGGGATTAAGGCATGGGTCTTTTTTATTGAAGAGGAAGATCAAATCAGGGTACGTCTGCGTTCAAAGGGTCCAATAATCAATGGGGTTGCCAGAAAGTTTAAAGGCGGAGGACATCCACTTGCCTCAGGTGCTTCTATTTATTCATGGGATGAAGTGGATCATGTAATGAGAGAACTTAGTGAAGTTTGTGACAAGTATCAACCATAA
- a CDS encoding YtpI family protein, with translation MSVLVFLIVILFAFYLFYKTKYFRSSRPVEKKWLAAKSNIALGLFVGLFGFNHLFFISQSLVTTIVSVIFIVYGAVFTWVGIKKYKHYLPFAAEEAEK, from the coding sequence ATGTCTGTTCTAGTTTTTCTGATTGTCATTCTATTTGCTTTCTATTTATTCTATAAAACCAAATACTTTAGAAGCAGCCGTCCAGTTGAAAAGAAATGGCTTGCTGCCAAATCCAATATTGCACTAGGACTGTTTGTAGGCTTATTTGGGTTCAACCATTTATTCTTCATTTCACAATCACTTGTTACAACGATTGTTTCTGTCATCTTTATTGTATATGGAGCAGTATTTACCTGGGTGGGAATTAAGAAATATAAACATTATCTTCCATTTGCAGCAGAAGAAGCAGAAAAATAG